TGGCGGCCGACATCTTCGATGAACATCAGGATATCGCTGCCATGCGCCAGCGCGCAGCCGTGCACGGCGCCGGCCTGCTTATAGATGGTTTCCGAGCGCCGCACGTTGTCGAGCAGGCCGTAGAGTGTGGCCTGGGAAAGTTGCGCTTGCAGCGGCAAGCGGATTTCGCCGATGTTATCCATCAGTTCGCCGAACACGGTGCCTTGTCCGCAGCCGGTCGTGACCGTGCGTTTTTCCATGCGCGCGTCGAGATCGGCCAGGCCGTTTCGCGTCGTCACCGCGACTGCGTTGACTTCCCAATCGACCTGCACGGCGGCGATTTCCTCGATTGAAGAAACGAGCCGCTGATTGCGCAAATAACCGATGGCAAGCGCTTCCGGCGCGCCGCCCAGAGTCATCAGGGTGACGATTTCGCGCTTGTCGATGTACAAGGTCAGCGGATTTTCGCCGGCAATCTCGGTCGGAACGATTTCACCGCGCTCGTTGTGAGCCTCGACGGTGAAAGTCAGCGGGCGCGCAGCCTGGGTCAGGAGCGGGCGGTATGGCGCATTCACCGAAAAAAGATCAGAAATCAAGAAGGACTTTGGGTGTTGAAAAACGTAACGAGCGCAAACAGGCGCGGTCAGGCT
This genomic interval from Burkholderiales bacterium contains the following:
- a CDS encoding formate dehydrogenase accessory sulfurtransferase FdhD, giving the protein MNAPYRPLLTQAARPLTFTVEAHNERGEIVPTEIAGENPLTLYIDKREIVTLMTLGGAPEALAIGYLRNQRLVSSIEEIAAVQVDWEVNAVAVTTRNGLADLDARMEKRTVTTGCGQGTVFGELMDNIGEIRLPLQAQLSQATLYGLLDNVRRSETIYKQAGAVHGCALAHGSDILMFIEDVGRHNAVDAIAGRMWLEDIDGADKTFYTTGRLTSEMVIKTAQMGIPILISRSGLTQMGYEIALQIGLTMIGRAQGKHYLLFTGHERFTR